From a region of the Impatiens glandulifera chromosome 4, dImpGla2.1, whole genome shotgun sequence genome:
- the LOC124934079 gene encoding uncharacterized protein LOC124934079, with the protein MKEIDREMWDASRLLEKLHAMAEGGSHYCSKKTDDICCQGHDEETGRLLNMTRLKCILKGLDFKMIIFLFIMIPSCIFFIYLHGQKISYFLRPLWESPPKPFIELPHYYSENVPMENLCSLHGWGIREYPRRVFDAVLFSNEIELLSIRWKELYPFVTGFVLLESNSTFTGKPKPLVFDINRKEFEFVEPRLTYGRINGRARKGENPFVEEAYQRLALDRLIKLAGIADDDLLIMSDVDEIPSRHTIDLLRWCEDTPSILHLRLKNYLYSYEFPVDNNSWRASVHRYQTGKTKYVHYRQSDVILSDAGWHCSFCFRRIDEFIFKMKAYSHFDRVRFSSFLNPKRIQRVICEGLDLFDMIPEEHTFREIIAKLGPIKRSYSAVHLPSYLIENAEKFKYLLPGNCLREESG; encoded by the exons ATGAAAGAAATTGATAGAGAAATGTGGGATGCATCTAGGTTATTGGAGAAACTTCATGCCATGGCTGAAGGAGGATCTCATTACTGTTCCAAGAAGACGGATGATATCTGCTGTCAAGGTCACGATGAG GAAACAGGTCGATTATTAAACATGACAAGGCTGAAATGTATTCTTAAAGGATTAGATTTCAAGATGATAATATTTCTCTTCATCATGATCCCATCTTGTATCTTTTTCATTTACTTACATGGGCAAAAGATCTCTTATTTCCTTCGTCCGCTTTGGGAATCACCACCAAAACCCTTTATCGAGCTTCCCCATTATTACAGCGAGAATGTTCCAATGGAGAACCTTTGTAGCTTACACGGATGGGGTATTCGCGAATACCCTAGACGGGTTTTCGATGCAGTTCTGTTCAGCAATGAAATCGAGCTTCTATCAATCAGATGGAAAGAATTGTACCCTTTTGTAACGGGTTTTGTATTGTTGGAATCCAATTCGACGTTTACAGGCAAACCGAAACCTCTTGTTTTCGATATCAATaggaaagagtttgaattcgtGGAACCGAGATTAACCTATGGGAGAATCAATGGAAGGGCGAGGAAAGGAGAGAATCCTTTTGTTGAGGAAGCTTATCAACGGTTGGCGTTGGATAGATTAATCAAACTGGCTGGAATTGCTGATGATGATTTGTTGATCATGTCGGATGTTGATGAAATTCCTAGCAGACATACTATTGATCTTCTGAGATGGTGCGAGGATACCCCTTCGATCCTGCACCTTCGATTGAAGAACTATCTTTACTCTTACGAGTTTCCTGTCGATAACAATAGCTGGAGAGCTTCTGTTCATCGGTATCAAACGGGGAAGACAAAGTATGTTCATTATCGTCAGTCTGATGTTATCTTATCCGACGCTGGCTGGCATTGCAGCTTCTGTTTCAGACGGATAGACGAATTCATCTTCAAGATGAAAGCTTACAGCCATTTCGATAGGGTGAGATTCTCTAGTTTCTTGAACCCTAAAAGAATTCAGAGAGTGATTTGTGAAGGATTGGATTTGTTTGATATGATTCCGGAAGAGCATACTTTTAGGGAAATCATCGCTAAATTGGGTCCAATCAAACGGTCATACTCAGCTGTGCATTTACCATCTTATCTCATAGAGAACGCCGAGAAATTTAAATACCTTTTGCCGGGTAACTGTTTGAGAGAAGAGAGTGGGTAA
- the LOC124936479 gene encoding uncharacterized protein LOC124936479, which produces MMSDKRFFDKMGSHGRSLMARNPVDNMQFVLTTFIGIILGFLVGLSFLTFSPSQLRFLSNIKDQNSTILEQMPSNETKGNLTSALKQNYTTEIWVASNPPGAERLPPTIVESKSDLYLRRLWGEPSEDLDGVKQRYLVAFTVGSAQKKNVDAAVKKFSENFTIVLFHYDGRVNEWDEFDWSKHAIHVSVPKQTKWWYAKRFLHPDIVTPYDYIFIWDEDLGVEHFNAEEYIKLVKKHGLEISQPGLEPNKLLTWEMTKRRTDSEVHKVTKEKPGWCPDPHSPPCAAFVEIMAPVFSREAWRCVWYLIQNDLVHGWGLDFALRKCVEPAHEKIGVVDSQWIDHRSVPSLGNQGQAEAGRAPWMGVRERCKREWKLFQTRVAEADISYYDSMGLIPPNSTSDRLVVDKLTNY; this is translated from the exons ATGATGTCAGATAAGagattttttgataaaatgggAAGCCATGGACGCAG TTTAATGGCTAGAAACCCCGTTGATAACATGCAATTTGTTTTGACAACATTTATTGGAATCATTTTGGGCTTCCTAGTTGGATTGTCATTTCTAACATTCTCACCCTCACAG CTTCGTTTCCTTAGTAATATTAAGGACCAAAACTCAACTATATTGGAACAAATGCCGTCTAATGAAACTAAAGGCAACTTGACTAGTGCTCTGAAACAGAATTATACTACAGAG ATTTGGGTTGCATCGAATCCACCGGGTGCTGAAAGGCTACCACCAACCATTGTTGAATCCAAATCTGATTTGTATTTACGAAGATTGTGGGGAGAGCCTAGTGAAGATTTAGATGGGGTTAAACAAAGGTATCTGGTAGCTTTTACTGTTGGAAGTGCACAAAAAAAGAATGTCGATGCAGCAGTGAAAAAG TTCTCGGAAAATTTTACAATAGTTTTGTTTCATTATGATGGTCGAGTAAACGAATGGGATGAATTTGACTGGTCAAAACATGCAATTCATGTGAGTGTTCCAAAGCAAACAAAATG GTGGTATGCAAAGCGATTTCTACATCCGGATATAGTGACACCATACGATTATATATTCATCTGGGATGAAGATCTCGGGGTTGAACATTTTAATGCTGAAGA GTACATAAAGCTAGTGAAGAAGCATGGACTAGAAATCTCCCAGCCTGGTTTGGAACCTAACAAGTTGTTAACATGGGAGATGACAAAAAGACGAACTGATAGTGAAGTTCACAA AGTGACGAAAGAGAAACCGGGATGGTGCCCTGATCCTCATTCGCCACCATGTGCAGC ATTTGTGGAGATAATGGCTCCTGTGTTTTCTAGGGAAGCTTGGCGTTGTGTGTGGTATTTAATTCAG AATGATTTGGTTCATGGATGGGGGCTTGATTTCGCCCTTAGAAAATGTGTTGAG CCTGCCCACGAGAAAATCGGAGTGGTTGATTCACAGTGGATAGATCATCGATCTGTTCCTTCACTTGGAAATCAG GGACAAGCAGAGGCCGGGAGAGCGCCATGGATGGGG GTAAGGGAGCGATGTAAAAGAGAGTGGAAATTGTTCCAGACTCGGGTGGCTGAAGCTGACATCAGTTATTACGATTCGATGGGATTGATTCCTCCAAATTCGACATCGGATAGGCTAGTTGTTGACAAATTGACTAACTATTAG
- the LOC124936480 gene encoding GDSL esterase/lipase At3g26430 produces MISKMSLTNPKLYFLTLIITSNLVTFSVIFSSASAAVNTCAFPAIFNFGDSNSDTGGLSSAFGQAPSPNGETYFHSPSGRYSDGRLIIDFIAERLGLGYLSAYLDSVGSNFSQGANFATAGSTIRPQNTTMSQSGYSPFSLNYQIIQFTDFHRRSQIVRKRGGVYRELLPEEKVFSGGLYTFDIGQNDLTAGYKLNLTTQQVKEYVPDLITQLTQAIKIVYAEGGRSFWVHNTGPVGCLPYVMDRFPITAAEIDKSGCATPFNDVSSYFNLRLKEALVRLRKELTFAAITYVDVYSVKYALISRARELGFEDPFLACCGHGGKYNYNRLLKCGSKKIVNGTEVMVAKSCKDPSVRINWDGTHFTEAANNWIFHQIVNGSYSDPPIPLQFACSRMEV; encoded by the exons ATGATTTCAAAAATGTCGTTAACAAATCCCAAATTATACTTCTTAACCCTAATTATCACATCAAATCTCGTCACATTCTCAGTAATCTTCTCTTCAGCATCCGCCGCAGTTAATACATGTGCATTCCCCGCCATATTCAACTTCGGCGACTCCAATTCCGATACCGGCGGTCTCTCTTCCGCCTTCGGACAAGCTCCATCTCCAAATGGAGAAACCTATTTCCACTCTCCATCCGGCCGTTACTCCGACGGTCGCCTCATCATCGATTTCATCG CTGAGAGGTTAGGGTTAGGTTATCTGAGTGCGTATCTAGATTCAGTTGGATCAAACTTCAGTCAAGGAGCGAATTTCGCTACGGCTGGATCGACAATTCGGCCGCAAAACACTACTATGTCTCAGAGTGGCTATAGTCCATTCTCCCTTAATTATCAAATCATTCAGTTTACTGATTTTCATCGTAGATCTCAGATAGTTCGTAAGCGAG GAGGAGTTTATAGAGAGTTGCTGCCGGAGGAGAAAGTGTTTTCCGGCGGTTTATACACATTTGACATTGGCCAGAATGACCTAACTGCAGGGTATAAGCTCAACTTGACCACTCAACAGGTGAAGGAATATGTTCCTGATCTCATTACCCAACTCACTCAAGCCATCAAG ATTGTATATGCGGAAGGAGGAAGATCATTTTGGGTACACAACACGGGTCCAGTTGGATGCTTACCATATGTAATGGACCGTTTTCCGATCACAGCAGCTGAGATCGACAAATCAGGATGCGCCACCCCTTTTAACGATGTCTCAAGTTATTTCAACCTTAGATTGAAGGAAGCTCTTGTCCGTTTAAGAAAAGAGCTTACTTTTGCTGCTATTACGTATGTTGATGTATATTCTGTCAAATATGCACTCATCAGTCGAGCCAGGGAGCTTG GATTTGAGGACCCTTTTCTGGCTTGTTGTGGGCATGGTGGGAAGTACAATTACAACAGATTGTTAAAGTGTGGAAGTAAGAAAATTGTGAATGGAACAGAGGTAATGGTAGCGAAATCTTGCAAAGATCCATCTGTTCGTATCAATTGGGATGGAACTCATTTCACCGAGGCAGCTAATAACTGGATATTTCATCAAATCGTTAATGGGTCATATTCTGACCCACCAATTCCACTTCAATTTGCTTGTTCAAGAATGGAAGTTTAA
- the LOC124936234 gene encoding protein-tyrosine-phosphatase MKP1-like has protein sequence MFTETEDEHRPAGANRKAYLRSVSWTDRSPRAPNPKPQRTGKGRMCLPSLPPLSISRPNCEDWPTAGSDDLGIWPLAPTPGGQTVTKGISDNKQLDPQPLREFQYKREKLAFFDKECSRIMDHVYLGSDAVARNREILRQNGITHVLNCVGFVCPEYFKTELVYKTLWLQDSPSEDITSILYDVFDYFEDVREQNGRVLVHCCQGVSRSTSLVIAYLMLKERRTFEDAFQIVKAARGVTNPNMGFACQLLLCQKRILDFLASPKSMTAVYRMAPHSPYAPLHLVPKMLISSDVAGLDSRGAFLVRVPSVVFVWIGKHCPAVMSDNAKLAAFQVVKYEIAKGPVFTVKEGEETPEFWDAIGYEKTLSDGNGDAGKRKVEEYNKDFEIFHQAVSGGILPPIPLSGTETETCLPFRDSGWGRLRRKFASGIMKKLLASTKLDSCEVDDHPSVSPSTSDYSSSLTFSPSSSNWSDLSYLSSQSSPSGTDCPVCKGFLETNICLACKKSYRPPLMILPSVDELTSHSHLPRLLVRSRSFSLAEEGYDMLANNDEMEYDMEKVVYKWPSFDRVDMGGFALLDSSLVYLAIVPSCNTLFIWVGSEYSTTNLKDDWEMVGYEFLNRRGFPSSRIKIIKEGEEDADEMEEFLKHLS, from the exons ATGTTTACAGAAACAGAAGATGAGCACCGGCCAGCCGGTGCTAACCGGAAAGCCTATCTACGTTCTGTATCATGGACAGACCGGTCACCTAGAGCTCCTAATCCAAAACCTCAAAGAACCGGAAAGGGTCGGATGTGTTTACCATCTTTACCGCCGCTTTCGATTTCCCGACCAAACTGTGAAGACTGGCCGACGGCAGGTTCAGATGATCTGGGTATATGGCCTTTAGCACCAACTCCCGGCGGCCAAACTGTTACTAAAGGTATTTCAGATAATAAACAACTCGACCCACAACCATTGAGAGAGTTTCAATACAAAAGAGAGAAACTTGCTTTCTTTGATAAAGAATGTTCTAGAATTATGGATCATGTTTATTTAGGAAGTGATGCTGTTGCAAGGAATCGTGAAATTTTAAGACAGAATGGAATTACCCATGTTTTAAACTGCGTTGGTTTTGTTTGTCCTGAGTATTTCAAGACTGAACttgtttataaaactctttGGCTTCAAGATAGTCCATCTGAGGATATAACAAGTATACTTTACGATGTTTTTGATTACTTTGAAGATGTTAGGGAACAGAATGGTCGTGTTCTTGTTCATTGTTGTCAAGGAGTTTCGAGATCGACTTCTTTGGTTATAGCTTACCTAATGTTGAAAGAACGAAGGACATTTGAAGATGCATTTCAAATTGTTAAAGCAGCTAGAGGTGTAACGAATCCTAACATGGGTTTTGCTTGTCAACTTTTGTTATGTCAGAAACGAATTCTTGATTTCTTAGCAAGTCCGAAATCTATGACTGCTGTTTATAGAATGGCGCCACATTCGCCTTATGCCCCTCTTCATCTTGTTCCTAAGATGTTGATCAGCTCTGATGTTGCTGGACTTGATTCTCGAGGAGCGTTTCTGGTTCGTGTTCCTtctgttgtttttgtttggATTGGGAAACATTGTCCGGCTGTTATGTCGGATAATGCAAAGTTAGCTGCTTTTCAGGTTGTTAAGTATGAAATTGCCAAAGGACCTGTTTTTACAGTAAAAGAAGGAGAAGAGACTCCTGAGTTTTGGGATGCGATTGGTTATGAGAAAACTTTAAGCGATGGAAATGGAGACGCGGGTAAAAGAAAAGTAGAAGAATACAATAAAGATTTTGAGATCTTCCATCAGGCGGTTTCAGGAGGAATTTTGCCTCCTATTCCACTTTCTGGAACTGAAACTGAAACATGTCTTCCCTTTAGAGATAGCGGATGGGGAAGATTGAGAAGGAAATTTGCGAGTGGGATCATGAAAAAACTCCTAGCTTCGACTAAACTAGATTCTTGTGAAGTTGATGATCATCCTTCTGTATCACCCTCGACATCAGATTACTCAAGCTCGTTAACTTTCTCGCCTTCGTCATCAAACTGGTCTGATCTTTCGTACTTATCATCTCAATCTTCGCCTAGTGGAACCGATTGCCCTGTTTGCAAAGGGTTTTTGGAAACTAATATTTGCTTAGCTTGTAAAAAGAGTTATCGTCCTCCACTTATGATCTTACCTTCTGTCGATGAATTAACTTCTCATTCTCATCTACCAAGATTGTTGGTTAGGTCTAGATCGTTCTCTTTGGCTGAGGAGGGATACGATATGTTAGCGAACAATGATGAGATGGAATATGATATGGAGAAGGTAGTTTACAAATGGCCTAGTTTCGATAGAGTTGATATGGGTGGATTTGCATTGCTCGATTCGAGTTTAGTGTATTTGGCGATAGTTCCGAGTTGTAATACTTTGTTCATATGGGTTGGTAGTGAGTATTCAACCACAAATTTGAAGGATGATTGGGAGATGGTTGGTTACGAATTTCTCAATCGAAGGGGTTTCCCGAGCTCTCGCATAAAG ATAATAAAAGAAGGTGAAGAAGATGCCGACGAAATGGAGGAATTTTTGAAGCATCTTTCTTAA
- the LOC124936672 gene encoding uncharacterized protein LOC124936672 — protein MLKSSKSALHNTLFVLIIGICLFPSIRSENDDSIIIQMPIDNESSDDICAGTTATQSSYPVKCFTTDPVCGIDGVTYWCGCAEAKHAGVRVRKRGFCDVGNGGNGSLSGQAFLLLHIVWLIVLGFSVLFGLL, from the coding sequence ATGCTTAAATCATCGAAATCTGCATTACATAACACGCTCTTCGTGCTCATTATCGGTATATGTTTATTTCCTTCTATCCGATCGGAAAACGATGACTCCATCATCATCCAGATGCCGATCGACAATGAATCTTCAGATGATATTTGCGCCGGTACGACAGCTACGCAATCGTCTTACCCTGTAAAATGTTTTACTACGGATCCGGTATGCGGTATCGACGGTGTGACCTATTGGTGCGGCTGTGCAGAAGCGAAGCACGCAGGTGTTCGTGTAAGGAAAAGAGGATTTTGTGACGTGGGAAATGGAGGTAATGGTTCTCTTTCTGGACAGGCTTTCTTGTTGTTGCATATTGTTTGGTTAATTGTTCTTGGATTCTCTGTTCTCTTTGGTCTGCTTTAA